The DNA region GGCGAGGTCGACGTCCGGTATTTCAGCCCGCTGGCCGAGGTCCCGTTCTGCGGCCACGCGACGATCGCGGCGGCGGTGGCGTACGCGCGCGCCAACGGCGTCGGGCCGGTGCGGTTCCACACGTCGGTCGGACCGGTCGAGGTGACCACGGTCGACGACGGCGAGATCACCGCGACGCTGGTCAGCGTGCCGCCGAAGTCGGCCGAGATGACCGATCTCGACGCTCTGCTGTCCGCGCTGCGCTGGTCGCCGGACGACCTGGACCCCGCGCTGCCACCGCGGGTCGCCTACGCGGGCGCGTGGCACCCGATTGTGGCGGTGCGGTCGCGGGAGCGGCTGGCGGATCTGGACTACGACTTCGACGCCCTGTCCGCGCTGATGGCGGCGCACTCGTGGACCACGGTGGACCTGGTGTGGCGGGAGTCGGCGTCGGTGTTCTGGGCGCGCAACCCGTTCCCTCCCGGCGGGGTGGTCGAGGACCCGGCGACGGGCGCGGCGGCGGCGGCGTTCGGCGGGTACCTGCGGGAACTGGGGCTGGTCGAGGTGCCCGCGACGCTGACGGTGCACCAGGGCGACGACCTGGGTCGGCCGGGCGTGATCACGGTGGGGATCCCGGCTGATCCTGAGGCCGGGATCTCGGTCTCCGGCACGGCGATAGCCATGTCGGACCCGTCTGATTCGGCCGAATAGCCGCTCGATACCTTGTCCGTACTGGGGTCGCAACCGCCGGACAGCTCCGAACGTCCTAAGGGCGACCGAGCCAATCTCTGAGGGGACACCCACAGTTATGCGCAAGACGACGCTGCTTGTCTGCGGCGCTGCCCTGGCGGCGCTCACCTTGACCGCGTGCAGTTCCGGTACGTCCACCACCTCCACCGGCGGCACGTCGGCCGCCGCGGAAAACAAGCCGGGCAAGGCCGCTGGCTTCGACAGCCTCAAGGCCCTGAGCGATGCCGTCGCCGAGAAGAGCGACGGCGCCAAGAGCGCGCACGTCGTCTTCACCGGTGAGGCCGCGGGCGAGAAGATCAAGGGCGAGGGCGACTTCAACTTCGCTGGCGAGAAGACCGCGATGCAGATGACGATGGCCACCGGCGAGGGCGAGATCTCGATGCGCTTCGTCGACAACATCATCTACATCAAGACCCCGCAGGAGATCCAGCCCGGCAAGCCGTGGCTCAAGCTCGACCTGAACGACAAGGACAACCCGCTCGCCAAGATGATGGGTTCGTCGCTGAGCTCGATGAAGAACACCGACCCGTCGCAGACGCTCAAGCAGCTGGCGGACTCGGGCCAGATCAAGTCCGTGAAGGACGAGGAGATCGACGGCAAGCCCGTCAAGCACTACTCGATCATCGTCGACACCGCCAAGCTCAAGGACGCCCAGCTTGGCATGGACGAGGCTGGCATCAAGGCACTGGAGAAGTCCGGTGTCAAGGAGATGCCGGTCGACGTGTGGATCAACGAGGAGAACCTGCCGGTCCGCTTCGTGATCGACATCCCGACGGCCGCCGGTGCGGGCGCGGGCAAGGTCCAGGCCGACTACTCCAACTGGGGCAAGGGCGTCGAGGTCAAGGCTCCGGACGCGGCTGAGGTCGCTGAGCTGCCGGGCAGCTGATCCAACTAGCTGACGAGAAGCGCCCCACGGGATTCCCGTGGGGCGCTTCTCGTCTACCTGGCAGTGTCAGGGCTGAGCGCACCTAATTAGCAGGTTGTGCCAGGAGGAAGCCGGGATGGTGATGGTGCCGGAGTCGGGGTTCTTGGAGTCGCGGAGACGGACCTCGGCCGCGTAGGCGACCTCCACACAGTCGGGCTGTTCGGTGCCGCTGAAGGTCGACTTCCGCCACTCTGCACCCATTGTGTTTCAGCCCCGTTCGTAGTCAGCGGCCACCCTGGCGAGGAAGTTCACCGAATCGGTGGACCCCAGCGCGGTCTTCATCAGCCTAGCGGCCCGATCTTGGAACCGGGGTGCGTCCTTGGGGTCGAGGAAGCCGCGGGCGCCGTCCTGCTCGATGTAGACGATCGGCGTCTCGTCGCGGAATTCGAAGAGCGAGAAGTAGCCAGGGTTGTGATATCCGCCGTGACGAAACGGGATGACGTGAATGCCGATGTGCGGCAGGTTCGCCCGTTCGATCAGCCAGCGAATCTGACCGGCCATCACGTCATCGCCGCCGAAGCCCCTGCGGAGCACGGCTTCATCCAAGATCGCGACGTAGTCGGGGCTCACCAGACGGTCCAGGACAGTCTGGCGGTCCAAGCGGGAGGCGATCAGGGATTCATGCACCTCGGCGGACGAGTCGCCAAGCGAGGTGACGGCCCTGGCGTAGGCGGGTGTCTGGAGCATGCCAGGCACCACGAATGGGGCGAAGTTGGTGATCGACCGAGCGTCGCTCTCGAAGCGGACCAGCGCCTGGAAGAGGTGGCCGAAGTCCTGACCGACCTCCATCCAGGTGGCGGCCTTGATCTCGTCCATCATTGTCATGATCCGCTTGCGTTTCTCGCCGACCACGCCATAGATGGCGAGCATTCCCGCCACAGTCGTGACCGTAGGAGTTCGCTTCGCGTTTTCGATTCGGCTCAGCGACGCCAGCGAGACGTCCAGCTTCTCTTCTACCTCACGCAGTCTGAGACCCGCGCGGTTGCGTGCCGAGGTCAATTCCGTTGCCAGGGCGCGCAACCGCGCGGAAAGTTCGCTCATACGTTCATGAGATCACGGTCCCGAAAGGCCGCAAGCTGCACAAATGGGTGAGCTGTTCCCGGGGTGAATCAGCCCATGTGCGGGTAACGGTGATCGGTCGGCGGAACGAAAGTCTCCTTGATCGACCGGGGGCTCACCCACCGCTGCAGGTTGTAGATCGAGCCCGCCTTGTCGTTCGTGCCCGACGCCCGGCTGCCACCGAACGGCTGCTGTCCGACAACGGCACCCGTGGGCTTGTCGTTGACGTAGAAGTTGCCCGCCGCGAAACGGAGAGCCTTGTGGGCCTCCTCGACCGCCGCGCGGTCCGTCGCGAACACGGCGCCGGTGAGGGCGTAGGGGGACGAGGTGTCGACCAGTTCGAGGATCTTCGAGTACTCGGCGTCGTCATAGACGTAGATGGCGAGGATGGGGCCGAAGTACTCGGTGGTGAAGATCTCGTTCAGCGGGTCGGACCCGACCAGCACGGTGGGCTGGACGAAGTAGCCGACCGAGTCGTCGCAGGTGCCGCCCGCGAGGACCTCGATGGACGAGTCCGCGGCCGCCGCTTCCAGGGCCGCCTTGTGCTTGGCGAACGCGCGGGCGTCGATCACCGCGCCGCCGAAGTGGGTGAAGTCGGTGACGTCGCCGTAGGACAGCGAGGCCACCGTGTCGGCGACCCGCTCGCGCACGCCGCCCTCCCACAGGGACCTGGCGATGTAGGCGCGGGAGGCGGCCGAGCACTTCTGGCCCTGGTACTCGAAGGCACCTCGGACCAGGCCGATGGCGACCGCCGCCGGGTCGGCCGACGGGTGGGCGACGATGAAGTCCTTGCCGCCGGTCTCGCCCACGATGCGCGGGTAGGAGCGGTAGGTGTCGAGGTTGTCGCCGATGAGGCGCCACAGGGACTTGAACGTGGCCGTGGAGCCGGTGAAATGCAGGCCCGCGAAGCCCGGGTCGGTCATCGCGACCTCGGAGACCACGGCGCCGTGGCCGGTCACCAGGTTGATGACACCGGCCGGGAGTCCGGCGGCCTCCAGCAGACGCATGGTGTGGTGGGCGGCGAGCTGCTGGGTGGGCGACGGCTTCCAGACGACCGTGTTGCCCATGAGCGCGGGCGCGGTCGGCAGGTTCCCGGCGATGGCGGTGAAGTTGAACGGGGTGATCGCGGTGACGAAGCCGTCCAGCGGGCGGTGGTCGAACCGGTTCCACATGCCCGGCGCGGACGAAGGCTGCTCTTCCATCAGCTTGCGGGCGAAGGCCACGTTGTAGCGCCAGAAGTCGATCAGCTCACACGCGCTGTCGATCTCGGCCTGCTGAGCCGACTTCGACTGGCCGAGCATGGTGGCGGCGTTGAGCGTGTCGCGCCAGGGGCCCGCCAGGAGGTCGGCGGCGCGCAGCAGGACGGCGGCACGCTCGTCGAAGGGGAGTTCGCGCCAGGCGGGGGCGGCCTTCTTCGCGGCGGCGACGGCGTCGGACACGTCGGTGTGGGTGGCCTGGGCGGTCACGCCGAGGACGTGGGCGTGGTCGTGCGGCTGGACCACGTCCATGCGCTCGCCAGCGGCCATGCGCTGCTCACCGTTGATCGTCATGGTCAGCTCGACGCGCTCGGCCTCCAGTTCCGCGATGCGGCGCTGGAGCGACTCACGCTGCGGTGAGCCCGGCGCGTAGGAGTTGATGGGCTCGTTCGACGGCTCTGGAACTGACGAAATCGCGTCCATCGGTGTGGCTCGCCTCCCTGTTGGCGTGGTGAGCCCCGCTTGTGGCCGCTCACCCGGGTGACACGCATCCTGTCATGGGATGTTTCGTCGGCCTACATCAGCTCCAGGACAAACGGCAGCTCCTGGACGGCGTACCAGGCCAGTTCGTGGTCCTCGGCGTCCCCGAGGGTGAACTCGGCGTCGGGATCGCCCAGGTCAGCGGCATCGACGACGGCGGCGGCGGCGCGCACGGCGTCCTGGGCGTCCTCGGTGTCGAGGTGGATCGCGGCCACGACCTTGAGCGGGATCGGGCCCGCGAGCTTGACCACGGCGTAGTCGAGGTCCGACCGCAGCACGGCACCGTCGACGTCGGCGGAGATCACCGCGCGGCGCATGACCGTGTTGGGATCCTTCTCCAGCTCGGCGTTGAGCAGCCGCAGCGAAGCGCGGGCCGCGTCGAGCATGGCGGCGTACTCCAGTTCCTCGTCGCCGCCGGTCGCGTAGGACTCGCGCAGGGCCGGGGTCAGCGCGAACGCGGTGTTGCCCACCGCGACTAGCTCGCCCGCCTCGTTCAGCTCGCGCAGGATGGCCACTGTCGCCGGTACGTAGACCCTCAAATCATCACGCTCTCACTGTCGTCAACAACTCTTCCAAAGACTCTTCCACCATTCTCGCCATCGCGTCGACATCCGCCATCGCAGAGCGGTCCCCGGTGAGGCCGAAGCAGACGCCACCGTCATAGGACGTCACCCCGATGGCGAGCGCGTGGTTCTTGCCGAGCGGCATCACCGGGAACATCTCGGTCATCCGGGCGGGCCCCGCGTAGAGCGGGAACTGCGGGCCGGGGACGTTGGTGACGACCAGGTTGAAGATCCGCTGGGAGAACGACGCCGCCGCCCGCGCGCCCAGCGAGTGCAGGGTGGGCGGGGCGAATCCGCCGACGCCGAGCAGGGCGCGGGCGGCCATGCCGTCGCCGTGGGCGCGCATGGCGTGGCTGATGTGGTGCAGCCGGACGAACGGGTTGGGCTCGCCGACCGGCAGGTCGACCAGGTGCGCGCTGACCCGGTTGCCCAGCATGCCGGGCACGGTCCCGTCGTCGTCGCGCACGGCCAGCGGGACGAGCGCGCGGACCTTGCTCGACGAGGTCACCTGCTCGCCGCGCGAGAGCAGCCACGCCCGCAGGGCGCCTGCGATGACCGCCAGGATGACGTCGTGCACCGTGCCGCCGTGACCGGCGCGGACGCTGCGCAGGTCCTCAAGACGGGTTCGGGCGACCGCGAACAGCCTGGCCTTGCCGACCGGGGCGTTCAGCGGCCCGCCGGAGGTCGGGTTCGCGGCGATGCCGACCGCCGAGACGACCGCGCCCGCCACCTTCTGCGAGGTGGCCACCACGTCGGTCACCGCGGACCGCACGTTCTCCACGATCTCGCGCGGACGCTGGACGGTCTCGGCGAGCGCGTCCATGACCAGCTTGGTCGGGCCCGGCATGCGGCGGGCCAGCCACGGCTCCTCCGGCGGCGGATCCGCGGCGTGCGGGGACGGGTCGAGGATGATCTGGGCGAAATCGATCGTGCGCACGCCGTCGACCATGGCCTGATGGGTCTTGGTGACCAGGGCGACCTGGCTGTGCGCGAGGCCCTCGATCAGGTACGCCTCCCACAGCGGGCGGTTCTGGTCGAGCGGCCGGGCCATCAGCCTGCCCACCAGGTCGAACAGCTGCTCGTCGCTGCCCGGCTTGGGCAGCGCGGAGCGGCGGACGTGGTAGGCCACGTCGAAATGCGGATCATCGACCCAGACCGGGCGGGCCAGGTGCCCTGGGACGGCGACGACCTTCTGCCGGTAGCGCGGGACCAGCGGCAGCCGGTGCTCGATCAGGGACACGAGCTGGGCGTAGGAGAACCCGGTCCGCGGCTTCTGGAAGACCGCGACCCCGCCGACGTGCATCGGTGTCGCCTGATCCTCCAGGTAGAGGAAGGACGCGTCGAGGGCGGACAGGCGGTCGGGCATGCACTCGATCCTGACACATCGCGGTGTCGCGGAGGTGACGTGCGATGCTGCTCGGTGTGGATTCCGCCGCTTCCCCGAAAGACCGCTTCGTCACCGTGTACGGCCGCAAGCCCGTGCTGGAGGCACTGGCCGACGACCGGCTGTCGGTCGACAAAGTGATCCTGGCCGACAACGCCCACGGCGCCGCCGCCCGCGAGATCCTCGACGCCGCGCGCCACCGCGGTGTTCAGGTCCAGCGCGCGACCGCGCAGCGGGTGAAGGTGCTGGCGGGCAACGGGAAACAGGACCAGGGCGTCCTCGCCGACGTCGTCGCGCCGCGTATGCGCCTGCTCACCGACGCCCTCGCGGGCCGCTCGGCCCCGCGCTCGGTGCTGCTGCTCGACGGGATCACCACGCCTGCCAACGTCGGCATGATCCTGCGCACCGCGACCGCGGCCGGACTCGGCGGGATCGTGGTCCCGCGCCGCGGCGTGGCCACGATCGACCCGCTGGTGGTCAAGGCGTCGGCCGGGGTCGCGTTCACCGCGCCGGTCCTGCGCTGCGTGTCGGCGGCCGACGCGGCGGCGGACCTGCGGTCGGCGGGCTACACGCTGTTCGGAATGGACGCGGGCGCGCGTCGCACGGTGTTCGATGTCGAGCTGCCGGAGCGGGTGGCGTTCGTGCTGGGCAGCGAGACCTCCGGGGTGACCGACGGCGTCCGGCCGCACATCAACCGGTGGGTGTCGATCCCGATGGCGGGCGGGGTGGAGTCGCTGAACGTGGCCAGCGCGGCGGCCGTGCTGTGCTTCGAGCTGGTCCGCCGCTCACGCGCTTAACTTGCGCCCCAGCAGGATCTCCAGTTCGTCCACTGTGGACTCGACGGTGATGTGGTGCACGCCGGTCATGCCCGCCGCCGCCGCGCCGCGCACGTAGCGGGCGATGTCGTCGACGAAGACACACCGGTCGGGCGTGGTGCCGAGCCGCTCGGCCACGAGGTCGTAGACCGCCTTGTTCGGTTTGGCCACGCCCACCTCACCGGAGACGACCACAACGTCGAACAGGTCCGGCACCAACGGCCGCCGGTCGGCGTTGGACAGCAGCGCCGTGCGCAGACCGGATCGACGCGCCGCGCGAACGACCTCGACGATCGCGGGCTCGGTGAACACGCCCGCGTAGTCCACGACCAGCGCCTCGTACACGCCACCATCCTCCCACTCAGACAGCAGAGGCCCCGGCTGATCGCCGGGGCCTCTGCCACACATCGCTACCGACGCGTCGGCTTGTGCTTCTTGGCGTCGCGCTCAGCCTGACGGCGCTCACGGCGCGTTACGCCCGCGCCAGCCGCTCCAGCGGAGCCCGCGCCGTCACTGTGCGACTCGACGCCGCCGTCCTCGGCCGGGCCGCTGTAGCTCAGCTTCTGCGGGGTCGGGGCGTCGAGGCCCTTGCCGCGCAGGGCAAGCGGCACGTGCTCGGCCTTGGTGGCCGCCGCCGCCCGCTCCTCGGCCGCGCGCTGCTGCGCGGCGATGGCGCGGGCCTGCCGCTGCTCCAACTCCGCCTGACGGGCCGCCGCCGCCGGGTCGACCGGCTGGTTGACCACCGGCAGTGCCGACGGCTGGGCCAGCTGGATCTGCGGCTGCGGCTCGGCCTCGACCTGCACGTTGAACAGGTAGCCGACCGACTCCTCCTTGAGCGCGTCGAGCATGACGGTGAACATCTCGAAGCCCTCGCGCTGGTACTCGATCAGCGGGTCGCGCTGGGCCATCGCGCGCAGGCCGATGCCCTCCTTGAGGTAGTCCATCTCGTAGAGGTGCTCGCGCCACTTGCGGTCGAGGACGGTCAGCATGACCCGACGCTCCAGCTCACGCATCGCGCCATCGCCGACCCGGCCGTCGATGTCGCGCTCGCGGTCCTTGTAGGCCTGCAGCGCGTCGGCGGTGACCTCCTTGAGCAGGAAGTCGTGGTCCATGTCGCCGCCGTCGCCCTCGGCCTTGTCGGCCAGCTCGTCCCAGGTGACGGTGACCGGGTAGAGCGTCTTGAGCGCCGTCCACAGCTTCTCGTGGTCCCAGTCCTCGGCGTAGCCGTCAGCGGTGGCGCCGTCGACGTAGGCCGAGACCGTGTCGCTGATCATGTGCTCGATCTGCTCGTGCAGATCCTCGCCCTTGAGGACGCGCAGGCGCTCGCCGTAGATCACCTTGCGCTGCTTGTTCATGACCTCGTCGTACTTGAGGACGTTCTTGCGGATCTCGAAGTTCTGGCCCTCGACCTGGGTCTGCGCGCTCTTGATCGCCCTGGTGACCATCTTCGCCTCGATCGGCTGGTCATCGGGCACCTTGAGGGTGTCCATGACCCGCTCGACCATGCTCGCGTTGAACCGGCGCATCAGCTCGTCGCCCAGCGACAGGTAGAACCGCGACTCGCCGGGGTCGCCCTGACGGCCGGAGCGGCCGCGCAGCTGGTTGTCGATGCGGCGCGACTCGTGCCGCTCGGTGCCCAGCACGTAGAGCCCGCCCGCGGCCTGGACCTCGACCTTCTCGGCCTTGACCTCGAGCTCGGCCTTCTCCAGCGCGCCGGGCAGCGCCGCGCGCCACTCGTCTGGGGTCTCGACCGGGTCGAGACCGCGGGCCCGCAGCGCCTCCTCGGCGATGTGCTCGGGGTTGCCACCGAGCACGATGTCGGTACCACGGCCCGCCATGTTGGTCGCGACGGTGACCGCGCCCTTGTGGCCCGCCTGGGCGACGATCTGCGATTCCTTCTCGTGGTGCTTGGCGTTGAGGACGTTGTGCGGGATCCCCATCTTGACCAGCAGCTTCGACAGGTACTCCGACCGCTCGACGCTGGTCGTGCCGACCAGGACCGGCTGCCCCTTCACGTGCCGCTCGCCGATGTCCTCGGCGACGGCGAGGAACTTCGCCTCCTCGGTCTTGTAGATGAGGTCGGCCTGGTCCTTGCGGATCAGGTCGCGGTTGGTCGGGATGGGCACGACACCGAGCTTGTAGGTGGTGTGGAACTCGGCGGCCTCGGTCTCGGCGGTACCGGTCATGCCGCTGAGCTTGTCGTAGAGGCGGAAGTAGTTCTGCAGCGTGATCGTGGCCAGCGTCTGGTTCTCGGCCTTGATCTCGACGTTCTCCTTGGCCTCGATGGCCTGGTGCATGCCCTCGTTGTAGCGGCGACCGGCCAGGATGCGGCCGGTGAAGTCGTCGACGATCAGGACCTCGCCGTTGCGGACGATGTAGTCCTTGTCGCGCTTGTAGAGCTCCTTGGCCTTGAGCGCGTTGTTCAGGTAGCCCACGAGCGGGGTGTTGGCCGCCTCGTAGAGGTTCTCGATGCCGAGCTGGTCCTCGACCAGCGCCACGCCCTTCTCGCTGATGCCGACCGTGCGCTTGCGCTCGTCGACCTCGTAGTGCAGGTCCTTCTTCAGCATCGGCGAGAGCCGGGCGAACTCCTGGTACCAGCGGGAGGACTGGTCGGCCGGGCCGGAGATGATCAGCGGCGTGCGGGCCTCGTCGATCAGGATCGAGTCGACCTCGTCGACGATGGCGAAGCAGTGGCCGCGCTGGACCATCTCGTCCAGGCTCCACGCCATGTTGTCGCGCAGGTAGTCGAAGCCGAACTCGTTGTTCGTGCCGTAGGTGATGTCGCAGTTGTAGGCCTCGCGGCGCTCGGGCGGGGTCATCTCCGACAGGATCGCGCCGACGGTCAGGCCGAGGAAGGTGTGGATGCGGCCCATCCACTCCGCGTCACGCTTGACCAGATAGTCGTTGACGGTGACCACGTGCACGCCGTCGCCTGCGATGGCGTTGAGGTAGGACGGGAGAACACAGGTCAGGGTCTTGCCCTCACCGGTACGCATCTCGGCGACCTGGCCGAGGTGCAGCGCGGCGCCACCCATCAGCTGGACGTCGAAGTGCCGCTGGCCCAGCACGCGCTTTGCGCCCTCACGGGCCACCGCGAACGCCTCGGGCAGCAGGTCGTCGAGCGACTCGCCGTCGGCGTAGCGCTTGCGGAACTCCTCGGTCTTGCCGCGCAGCTGGTCGTCGGTCAGATCGACGACGTCGTCTTCCAGCGAGTTGATGTGCGCTGCGATGTTGCGCAGTCGCTTGAGCATCTTGCCCTCGCCCGCGCGCAGGATTCGGGACAGCACCATCCGGACTCGACCTCGCTAGCTGATTGTCGTGCGTCCGCCACGGACGCTCCTGTACGTCATCGTAGGCAACCCGACCGGTGGCGTGCAGCGACGTGCGTCGGCTGCTCGCGCAGGGTACCGGGGCGGGCAGCACCACAGGACCAACGCATCACCGGGCCACATGGTTCCGCACATGCCGGTGCCCCGGGGCCGACACGCCCCGGGGCACCGCATCCGTCATCGTTGGCGGGCTGGGTCAGACCAGCTTGATCACGCCATAGTCGAAGCCCCTGCGGCGGTACACGACGCTGGGCTGCCCGGAGTCCACGTCGGCGAAGAGGTAGAAGTCGTGTCCGACCAGTTCCATCTCGTAGAGGGCCTGGTCGACGGTCATGGGCTTGGCCGGGTGCTCCTTTTCCCGGACTACGCGACCTGGGAGGTTGTCAGCCTGGTCGTCGGTCCAGCGCTGCTGCTCGGGGAGTTCGGGCATCCCCTCGAACTCGGGTGCGTCGAGCACCGCGAGCTGTGCGGACCGCCTGCCGTTGACAGCGGCGGTCGCCTCCGCGACGGAGGCCGGGCTGCGTCGCCCGTGGTGGACACGCCTGCGGTCATGCAGGCGGCGAAGCCGGTTCTCGAGTTTCGCCACGGCCTGATCGAGCGCGGCGTAGAAGTCGCCCGCGCACGCCTCGGCGCGAACGGCGGGGCCGCGGCCCACACCGGTGATCTCGACCCGCTGGCAGTTCTTGAGCTGCCTGCGGTTGGGCTCATGGAACAGCTCCACGTCGAAACGGATGACCTTGCGGTCGTACCGTTGCATCCGGGTCAGCTTGTCCTCGACGTGCACTCGGTAGTGATCCGGCACCTCGACGTTACGGCCCTTAACCACGATGTCCATACACGAACCTCCCTCGCTGCTTGCGAGCCTTGGATCTCTCCGCCGAAAACATTGGCGGCGCCGGTATGTCTGGGATTCGACGTCCAGAACGGGGCGTGACCTGGGGAGACTCCGCTCCCGGAGATTCAGCGCTCCACCGGCACCAGGGTCATGGGCGCTTCGCCTCCTCCCTGCCAACGGGAACGTTGATAGTGCGGCACGCTAGTCCGGGTTTCGGTTCCGCAACAGCCCCCGACGCGGGGGACATCTGTTGGGGACTAGTTTTCACCGCGCGCGACGACGTCGCAGGTAGCCAAGGCCATGCCCCGCGACACGCCCCCGGACGGGTGGCCGAACGTTCACTCAACTGGCGCAATAGCTCCCACTGAGCGGCGTAGGACGATGATGCGAACGGCTTAGTGGTACCTGCTTCCGATGGAGGAACCGGGTCGCTCGCGTCACGCCGCATACTTGGCCAACGGACGCGGGCGGCTGAGGGTTCCCGAACTCAGGTTCACCCGTGTGGGTGTATCAGATAGTGGCCGTGAAGCTGACCGCGGCGGCCACTGGTATCCCTGCGGCGGCTAGGGCATCGATGCAGGCGGCCATGGTGGCGCCGGTCGTGATGACGTCGTCGAGGAGGACGACGGGTGTCCCTGGCGGCGGCTTGCGGACGACCGTGAGCGCGCCGTGGAGGTTCGCGGCACGTTGGATGGGGTTCAGTCCGGCTGAGTCGCGGGTTCGCCAGGCCATCTTGAGCGCTGGGACCACTTGGGCGGTGATTTGGTGGTTTGTGAGGGCTTTGGCGGTGTGTTCGGCGGCTCGTGCGATGTGGTTTCCGCCCCTCTTTCGTGCGGCTGACCAGCGGGATGGTGCTGGGACCATGGTTACGTCACGGGTTTCCAGGCGGAGCAGGGCTTTGGCGAAGTGGGCGCCCATGATGGGGGCTAGTTCTCGTCTGCCGTCTTTGTAGGCGATGACGAAACGTCGGGCTGGGCCGTTGTAGGGAGCTAGTGCGTGGGCTGGGGGTCGCTTTTCCAGGGCTGCTCGGCGGACGGTGAAGAGGCCGTCGGTGGCGTCGGTGCATGGGGTGCACCAGCGGGTGCCTTGGGTGCGGCAGCCTGCGCAGAAGCGGGGTAGGAGTAGGTCCAGGAGTGCGTTGAGCATGCGTTCAGCGTGCGGGTGGTCACCGACGGTTCTTGGTGTGGGCGGTCGGGTTGTCCACAGGCGTGCTTGGCGCGGTCGGTTGTCCACAGGCGTTCTTGGCGCGGTGGGCGCCTGGTTGGGCCCTTGCGTTCTGGGGTGCCGGGGGTGCTGGGGGTGCTGGCGTCAGCCTGGGTAGAAGGGCACTGAGCCGGGGCCCTGGCCGTGGGGGTGCGCTTGCCACAGGGGGCCTGCTTCCTGTGCCGACCACATGCCTGACCCGTCCGTCACCACTGCCGGTCTGCTGGGCGACGCCGTGATCGCGGTGATGGGCTGGGTCAGGGTCGAGTAGTTGTAGACGCTGAAGGCGAGACCGTCGATCGGCATCTTGACCACGGGAAGCAGGTTCTGCCGGGTGGCCACGATCAGTGCGTCTTTACCCATCCAGTCGACACTGACGGCTTCCTTGATCTTGGCGCCGTGGAGGGT from Alloactinosynnema sp. L-07 includes:
- a CDS encoding PhzF family phenazine biosynthesis protein, with the translated sequence MQILRYTAFSTDPTGGNPAGVVLDATGADDAAMLAAAADLGYSETAFLIPRGPGEVDVRYFSPLAEVPFCGHATIAAAVAYARANGVGPVRFHTSVGPVEVTTVDDGEITATLVSVPPKSAEMTDLDALLSALRWSPDDLDPALPPRVAYAGAWHPIVAVRSRERLADLDYDFDALSALMAAHSWTTVDLVWRESASVFWARNPFPPGGVVEDPATGAAAAAFGGYLRELGLVEVPATLTVHQGDDLGRPGVITVGIPADPEAGISVSGTAIAMSDPSDSAE
- a CDS encoding DUF397 domain-containing protein; this encodes MGAEWRKSTFSGTEQPDCVEVAYAAEVRLRDSKNPDSGTITIPASSWHNLLIRCAQP
- a CDS encoding helix-turn-helix transcriptional regulator — its product is MSELSARLRALATELTSARNRAGLRLREVEEKLDVSLASLSRIENAKRTPTVTTVAGMLAIYGVVGEKRKRIMTMMDEIKAATWMEVGQDFGHLFQALVRFESDARSITNFAPFVVPGMLQTPAYARAVTSLGDSSAEVHESLIASRLDRQTVLDRLVSPDYVAILDEAVLRRGFGGDDVMAGQIRWLIERANLPHIGIHVIPFRHGGYHNPGYFSLFEFRDETPIVYIEQDGARGFLDPKDAPRFQDRAARLMKTALGSTDSVNFLARVAADYERG
- the pruA gene encoding L-glutamate gamma-semialdehyde dehydrogenase, with translation MDAISSVPEPSNEPINSYAPGSPQRESLQRRIAELEAERVELTMTINGEQRMAAGERMDVVQPHDHAHVLGVTAQATHTDVSDAVAAAKKAAPAWRELPFDERAAVLLRAADLLAGPWRDTLNAATMLGQSKSAQQAEIDSACELIDFWRYNVAFARKLMEEQPSSAPGMWNRFDHRPLDGFVTAITPFNFTAIAGNLPTAPALMGNTVVWKPSPTQQLAAHHTMRLLEAAGLPAGVINLVTGHGAVVSEVAMTDPGFAGLHFTGSTATFKSLWRLIGDNLDTYRSYPRIVGETGGKDFIVAHPSADPAAVAIGLVRGAFEYQGQKCSAASRAYIARSLWEGGVRERVADTVASLSYGDVTDFTHFGGAVIDARAFAKHKAALEAAAADSSIEVLAGGTCDDSVGYFVQPTVLVGSDPLNEIFTTEYFGPILAIYVYDDAEYSKILELVDTSSPYALTGAVFATDRAAVEEAHKALRFAAGNFYVNDKPTGAVVGQQPFGGSRASGTNDKAGSIYNLQRWVSPRSIKETFVPPTDHRYPHMG
- a CDS encoding wax ester/triacylglycerol synthase family O-acyltransferase, with amino-acid sequence MPDRLSALDASFLYLEDQATPMHVGGVAVFQKPRTGFSYAQLVSLIEHRLPLVPRYRQKVVAVPGHLARPVWVDDPHFDVAYHVRRSALPKPGSDEQLFDLVGRLMARPLDQNRPLWEAYLIEGLAHSQVALVTKTHQAMVDGVRTIDFAQIILDPSPHAADPPPEEPWLARRMPGPTKLVMDALAETVQRPREIVENVRSAVTDVVATSQKVAGAVVSAVGIAANPTSGGPLNAPVGKARLFAVARTRLEDLRSVRAGHGGTVHDVILAVIAGALRAWLLSRGEQVTSSSKVRALVPLAVRDDDGTVPGMLGNRVSAHLVDLPVGEPNPFVRLHHISHAMRAHGDGMAARALLGVGGFAPPTLHSLGARAAASFSQRIFNLVVTNVPGPQFPLYAGPARMTEMFPVMPLGKNHALAIGVTSYDGGVCFGLTGDRSAMADVDAMARMVEESLEELLTTVRA
- a CDS encoding RNA methyltransferase; this translates as MLLGVDSAASPKDRFVTVYGRKPVLEALADDRLSVDKVILADNAHGAAAREILDAARHRGVQVQRATAQRVKVLAGNGKQDQGVLADVVAPRMRLLTDALAGRSAPRSVLLLDGITTPANVGMILRTATAAGLGGIVVPRRGVATIDPLVVKASAGVAFTAPVLRCVSAADAAADLRSAGYTLFGMDAGARRTVFDVELPERVAFVLGSETSGVTDGVRPHINRWVSIPMAGGVESLNVASAAAVLCFELVRRSRA
- a CDS encoding HAD-IA family hydrolase is translated as MYEALVVDYAGVFTEPAIVEVVRAARRSGLRTALLSNADRRPLVPDLFDVVVVSGEVGVAKPNKAVYDLVAERLGTTPDRCVFVDDIARYVRGAAAAGMTGVHHITVESTVDELEILLGRKLSA
- the hpf gene encoding ribosome hibernation-promoting factor, HPF/YfiA family, coding for MDIVVKGRNVEVPDHYRVHVEDKLTRMQRYDRKVIRFDVELFHEPNRRQLKNCQRVEITGVGRGPAVRAEACAGDFYAALDQAVAKLENRLRRLHDRRRVHHGRRSPASVAEATAAVNGRRSAQLAVLDAPEFEGMPELPEQQRWTDDQADNLPGRVVREKEHPAKPMTVDQALYEMELVGHDFYLFADVDSGQPSVVYRRRGFDYGVIKLV
- a CDS encoding ComF family protein, with translation MLNALLDLLLPRFCAGCRTQGTRWCTPCTDATDGLFTVRRAALEKRPPAHALAPYNGPARRFVIAYKDGRRELAPIMGAHFAKALLRLETRDVTMVPAPSRWSAARKRGGNHIARAAEHTAKALTNHQITAQVVPALKMAWRTRDSAGLNPIQRAANLHGALTVVRKPPPGTPVVLLDDVITTGATMAACIDALAAAGIPVAAAVSFTATI